One window of the Fusobacterium animalis 7_1 genome contains the following:
- a CDS encoding phage portal protein, with product MNLIDKAIGYFNPKAGAERIRERRKYDNLIKIEKGYSNKDDPVLKNWNVGANSPDEDLLLSLEDLRAKSRNLYMNNDLAGAALKKMRTKTVGSGLLPKPTINYVYLGIEREKAKELERIIKNKFNAWALSPNSDASRMFSFYDLQSLLQLSWIMNGDAFAIPMRKHRKGVSIELCIQLLEADRIVNPIGTINKYIKSGVEYDEQGELKKYYVASSHPGDNFNYKVKGYPAFNSLGRKNILHIFEPERIGQRRGVPILGPIIFSLKQLGKYKSSELTAAVINAMIGLIIESESADEEGFAGGFGTTDEENTPENPKQKEQQITLDHGTLVVGKPGEKIKEFSTSRPNKNFKEFVEAIYEEIGANLEISKEVLMSSFKNSYSAAKASLEEAHQRFQVSRKILERTFCQPIYEEFILELIKNGDIDCPRFFEDESVRYAFTRCIWVGAGKSSLDPLKDANANGKELENFTTSRSIIAATSGYDYEEIFRERAEEEKEIALLEKDLKAIRKGGEK from the coding sequence ATGAATTTAATTGACAAGGCGATAGGGTACTTTAATCCTAAAGCTGGTGCTGAAAGAATTAGAGAGAGGCGAAAATATGATAACCTTATAAAAATTGAGAAAGGTTATTCAAATAAAGATGATCCTGTTCTTAAAAATTGGAATGTTGGAGCTAATAGTCCTGATGAAGATTTGTTATTAAGTCTTGAAGATTTAAGAGCAAAGTCAAGAAACTTATATATGAATAATGATCTTGCTGGAGCTGCACTAAAAAAAATGAGAACTAAAACTGTTGGAAGTGGCTTATTGCCAAAACCAACAATTAATTATGTCTATTTAGGAATAGAAAGAGAAAAAGCAAAAGAGCTAGAAAGAATTATAAAAAATAAGTTTAATGCATGGGCTTTATCTCCTAATTCTGATGCAAGTAGAATGTTTAGTTTTTATGATTTACAATCACTGTTACAACTTAGTTGGATAATGAATGGAGATGCTTTCGCAATTCCAATGAGAAAACACAGAAAAGGAGTTAGTATAGAGCTTTGTATTCAACTTCTTGAAGCAGATAGAATTGTGAATCCGATAGGAACTATTAATAAATATATAAAATCAGGAGTTGAGTATGATGAACAAGGAGAGCTTAAAAAATACTATGTAGCTTCGTCACATCCAGGAGATAACTTTAATTACAAAGTAAAAGGGTATCCAGCTTTTAACAGTTTAGGTAGAAAAAATATCTTACATATTTTTGAACCTGAACGAATAGGACAAAGAAGAGGAGTTCCAATTTTAGGTCCGATTATTTTTTCACTTAAACAGCTAGGAAAATATAAAAGCTCTGAATTAACAGCAGCAGTTATCAATGCAATGATAGGACTTATTATTGAAAGTGAAAGTGCTGATGAAGAGGGATTTGCAGGAGGTTTTGGAACAACTGATGAAGAAAATACACCAGAAAATCCAAAACAAAAAGAACAACAAATAACCTTAGATCATGGAACTTTAGTAGTAGGTAAACCAGGGGAAAAAATAAAAGAATTTTCTACAAGTAGACCCAATAAAAATTTTAAAGAATTTGTTGAAGCAATATATGAAGAAATAGGAGCAAACTTAGAGATTAGTAAAGAAGTTTTGATGTCTAGCTTTAAAAATTCATATAGTGCTGCAAAAGCTTCACTTGAAGAAGCACATCAAAGGTTTCAAGTTTCAAGAAAAATATTAGAAAGAACATTCTGTCAACCAATTTATGAAGAATTTATACTTGAACTTATAAAAAATGGGGATATAGATTGTCCAAGATTTTTTGAAGATGAGTCAGTTCGTTATGCTTTTACTCGTTGTATATGGGTAGGTGCTGGGAAATCATCTCTTGATCCATTAAAAGATGCTAATGCAAATGGTAAAGAATTAGAAAACTTTACTACAAGTAGAAGTATCATAGCTGCTACATCAGGTTATGATTATGAAGAAATCTTTAGAGAAAGGGCAGAAGAAGAAAAGGAAATTGCTCTTCTTGAAAAAGACCTAAAAGCTATTCGTAAAGGGGGTGAAAAATAA
- a CDS encoding head maturation protease, ClpP-related: MPKIQKNKFFEIKNLTENTAEIRIYGTITKWAWEDYGEVSSANFAKELQNYKNVSQINLRVNSPGGDVFEASAIYNLLKDFAKVNNIQITGYIDGLAASAASFLILCASKIVMGIGALFMIHNPLTYAYGNSIELQKQIELLDTVKESILDIYCTKSKLSREEIAEKMNNEKWFRANEALEAGFIDEIVENDNSLENIKNISNELHIENFIHQDLLKEKLKEIENMKNTGGIKMSKSVQELLNEHPQLMNDFKNQIISEQEESQKETIKNAVLEERKRIEALEKIPVINEKQKEIINKAKYEEPKDPKDIMADFFMSNANKAYEEIEKIKNEQKESGINNITPSTEEEQDDVFNEICAAAIQAFNKK, from the coding sequence ATGCCTAAAATACAAAAAAATAAGTTTTTTGAAATAAAGAACCTAACAGAAAATACTGCTGAAATTAGAATATATGGAACTATAACAAAATGGGCTTGGGAAGATTATGGAGAAGTTAGTTCAGCTAATTTTGCAAAGGAATTACAAAATTATAAGAATGTTTCTCAAATAAATCTGAGAGTAAATTCTCCTGGTGGAGATGTGTTTGAAGCAAGTGCTATTTACAATCTTTTAAAAGATTTTGCAAAAGTAAATAATATACAAATAACTGGCTATATAGATGGATTAGCTGCAAGTGCTGCAAGTTTTTTAATTTTATGTGCATCTAAGATAGTTATGGGAATAGGAGCATTGTTTATGATACATAATCCTTTAACCTATGCCTATGGGAATTCAATAGAATTACAAAAACAAATTGAACTTTTAGATACAGTTAAGGAATCTATTTTAGACATTTACTGTACAAAATCTAAATTAAGTAGAGAAGAAATTGCTGAAAAAATGAACAATGAAAAATGGTTTCGTGCTAATGAAGCTCTTGAAGCTGGGTTTATTGATGAAATAGTAGAAAATGATAATTCATTAGAAAATATTAAAAATATTTCAAATGAGCTACATATTGAAAATTTTATTCATCAAGATTTGTTAAAAGAAAAGTTAAAAGAAATTGAAAATATGAAAAATACAGGAGGAATAAAGATGTCAAAAAGTGTACAAGAATTATTGAATGAGCATCCACAATTAATGAATGATTTTAAAAATCAAATTATTAGTGAACAAGAAGAAAGTCAAAAAGAAACAATTAAAAATGCTGTTCTTGAAGAAAGAAAAAGAATAGAAGCATTAGAAAAAATTCCAGTTATAAATGAAAAGCAAAAAGAAATTATAAACAAAGCAAAATATGAAGAACCTAAAGACCCAAAAGATATCATGGCAGATTTCTTTATGTCAAATGCTAATAAAGCATATGAAGAAATTGAAAAAATTAAAAATGAACAAAAAGAAAGTGGAATTAATAATATAACACCTTCAACTGAAGAAGAACAAGATGATGTCTTTAATGAAATATGTGCTGCTGCAATACAAGCTTTCAATAAAAAATAG
- a CDS encoding DNA modification methylase, which yields MNEIIELNLLKEVANNPRIITTEQVEIYKNILQRFGNIIPVIIDENNYVVSDYAKVKAAIELGMKEINCVRINNLSEDEVQTIRIAEIRAVELGKWDYQKLFDELSKIGEDFKLTGFDLDEILEQLPAEALDINGIDEIDVPELQDEAFTKQQDIWLLGNHRLMCGDSTKLEDVKKLVNNEVIDLLVTDPPYNVDYQAANGQKIKNDNMNSENFYSFLLAFYKNAYEVMRAGAGFYIFHADSETKAFRGALADAGFKISQCLIWVKNQFILSRQDYNWKHEPCLYGWKEGVKHFFIRNFTQDTIQEIYSKTESMSKKELQETLKNILEEYTTIIRENKPLRNDIHPTMKPIRLISKLIHNSSKENWNVLDLFGGSGSTLIAAEQLKRKAFLMEFDEKYADVIVKRYAEMGKKDIKLLRNGKTYSWNEVKNELYAGDVT from the coding sequence ATGAATGAAATAATAGAATTAAATCTACTTAAAGAAGTAGCCAATAATCCAAGAATTATTACTACTGAACAAGTAGAAATATATAAAAATATTCTTCAAAGATTTGGAAACATTATTCCAGTTATTATTGATGAAAATAACTATGTTGTAAGTGATTATGCAAAGGTAAAAGCTGCAATAGAACTAGGAATGAAAGAAATTAACTGTGTTAGAATTAATAATCTTTCAGAAGATGAAGTTCAAACAATAAGAATAGCTGAAATAAGAGCAGTAGAACTTGGTAAATGGGATTATCAAAAACTATTTGATGAACTTTCAAAAATAGGAGAAGATTTTAAATTAACAGGTTTTGATTTAGATGAAATATTGGAGCAATTACCAGCAGAAGCACTTGATATTAATGGAATTGATGAAATAGATGTTCCTGAACTTCAAGATGAAGCTTTTACAAAACAACAAGATATTTGGCTACTTGGAAATCATCGTTTAATGTGTGGAGATTCTACAAAATTGGAAGATGTTAAAAAATTAGTAAACAATGAAGTTATTGATTTATTAGTAACTGACCCACCATACAATGTTGATTATCAAGCAGCAAATGGACAAAAAATAAAAAATGACAATATGAATAGTGAAAACTTTTATAGCTTTTTATTAGCTTTTTACAAAAATGCTTATGAAGTGATGAGAGCAGGAGCAGGATTTTATATATTTCATGCAGACTCTGAAACAAAAGCATTTCGTGGAGCATTAGCAGATGCTGGTTTTAAAATTTCTCAATGTCTAATATGGGTTAAAAATCAATTTATACTTTCTAGGCAAGATTATAACTGGAAGCATGAGCCTTGCCTTTATGGTTGGAAAGAAGGAGTAAAACACTTTTTTATAAGAAATTTTACTCAGGATACAATTCAAGAAATTTACTCAAAAACTGAAAGTATGTCAAAGAAAGAATTACAGGAAACTTTAAAAAATATTTTAGAAGAGTATACAACAATTATTAGAGAAAATAAGCCATTGAGAAATGATATTCATCCAACAATGAAACCAATCAGGCTTATATCAAAGTTAATACATAATTCAAGCAAAGAAAATTGGAATGTTTTAGATTTATTTGGTGGCTCTGGAAGCACACTAATAGCTGCTGAACAACTAAAAAGAAAAGCATTTTTAATGGAATTTGATGAAAAGTATGCTGATGTAATTGTTAAAAGATATGCTGAAATGGGCAAAAAGGATATAAAACTTTTAAGAAATGGGAAAACTTATAGTTGGAATGAAGTTAAAAATGAACTCTATGCTGGTGATGTAACATGA
- a CDS encoding DUF6148 family protein: MVFTEEQCKEHLQAWLAADLAVSKSQSYTIGNRVLTRANSQEIARNIKIWSERLAKVQRGYSGPRTFQIIPR; this comes from the coding sequence ATGGTATTTACAGAAGAACAATGTAAAGAACATTTACAAGCTTGGTTAGCAGCTGATTTGGCTGTGTCAAAAAGTCAGAGTTATACAATTGGAAATAGAGTTTTAACAAGAGCAAATTCACAAGAGATAGCTAGAAATATAAAAATATGGTCTGAAAGATTAGCAAAAGTACAAAGAGGATATAGTGGTCCTAGAACTTTTCAAATTATTCCTAGATAG
- a CDS encoding phage terminase large subunit family protein produces MKIRGKHTIKLIENIVKDTLAPPEDLTIAEWADKYRVLSRESAAEAGKWETERTPYMKAIFDCVTDTVTKSISIMSSAQVGKTELLLNILGRYMHLDPCPILFVQPTVDDAKAFSKERVEPMLRDTKVLSKLIKKANKRESGTVQGKMFPGGYVRFVGANSPSGLASRPIRITLLDEVDRFPLSAKKEGDPVKLAERRTNNYFNSKKIRVSTPTDDATSKIQLLYLAGSQEEWSLPCPYCGKYQALEFEQLKYQDLIEPEFECKFCGESAAESEWKKYAQTNGKWIAKFPKEKENRSFHLNALASPWVSWKEIIAEYLNVKDDDFQYKTFINTVLGKTFTVNLDSAMDYEAIYETREDYGAELHDNVVILTAGVDVQDNRLEVEVVGWGYGYESYGIIYRDFPGDPGKEEVWLKLDTFLRKKFKYKNGKSLMIAATLIDSGGHHTGSVYKYVHKKEKRGIYAIKGQGSWGVNILNGFRKTTKKGTPSINLLSLGVNALKDLTYSRLSILNGSGKCHFPKSSTQGYGIDYFKGLTAEVKVKKSTPRGMKIAWEILQGRRNEPLDLRNYATGAVELIPIDLNDKKYMRKEIK; encoded by the coding sequence ATGAAGATACGGGGAAAACATACAATAAAATTGATTGAAAATATTGTAAAAGATACCTTAGCTCCACCAGAAGATTTGACGATTGCTGAATGGGCAGATAAATACAGAGTGCTTTCAAGAGAGAGTGCAGCAGAAGCTGGAAAATGGGAAACAGAAAGAACACCATATATGAAAGCAATATTTGATTGTGTTACTGATACAGTAACAAAGTCAATTAGTATCATGAGTTCAGCACAAGTTGGAAAAACAGAATTACTTTTAAATATTTTAGGAAGATATATGCACTTAGATCCATGTCCTATCCTCTTTGTGCAGCCAACAGTTGATGATGCAAAAGCTTTCTCAAAAGAGAGAGTTGAACCAATGTTAAGAGATACAAAAGTTTTAAGTAAACTGATAAAAAAAGCTAATAAAAGAGAATCAGGGACAGTACAAGGAAAAATGTTTCCTGGGGGATATGTAAGATTTGTTGGTGCAAATTCTCCTTCAGGATTAGCAAGTAGACCTATAAGAATTACCCTTTTAGATGAAGTTGACAGATTTCCTTTATCAGCTAAAAAAGAGGGAGACCCTGTAAAACTTGCTGAAAGAAGAACAAATAATTATTTTAATAGCAAAAAAATAAGAGTTTCTACTCCCACAGATGATGCAACTTCTAAAATACAATTATTGTATTTAGCTGGTTCACAAGAAGAATGGAGTTTACCTTGTCCATATTGTGGAAAATATCAAGCCTTAGAATTTGAACAACTTAAATATCAAGATTTGATAGAGCCTGAATTTGAGTGTAAATTTTGTGGAGAAAGTGCAGCTGAAAGTGAATGGAAAAAATATGCACAAACTAATGGAAAATGGATAGCTAAATTTCCAAAAGAAAAAGAAAATAGAAGTTTTCACCTAAATGCATTAGCTTCACCTTGGGTAAGCTGGAAAGAAATTATAGCTGAATATCTAAATGTTAAAGATGACGATTTTCAATATAAAACTTTTATAAATACTGTGTTAGGCAAGACATTCACTGTAAATCTTGATAGTGCTATGGATTATGAAGCAATCTATGAAACAAGAGAAGATTATGGAGCAGAATTACATGACAATGTTGTTATTCTTACTGCTGGTGTGGATGTGCAAGATAACAGACTCGAAGTTGAGGTTGTTGGTTGGGGTTACGGTTATGAAAGTTATGGAATTATTTATAGAGATTTCCCAGGTGATCCAGGAAAAGAAGAGGTATGGTTAAAATTAGATACTTTTTTAAGAAAAAAATTTAAATATAAAAATGGTAAGTCTTTAATGATTGCAGCAACTCTTATAGATTCAGGAGGACATCATACAGGAAGTGTATATAAATATGTCCATAAAAAAGAGAAAAGAGGAATTTATGCAATTAAAGGACAAGGAAGTTGGGGAGTTAATATTCTAAATGGTTTTAGAAAAACAACTAAAAAAGGTACTCCTTCAATAAATTTACTTAGTCTAGGAGTAAATGCTTTGAAAGATTTAACATATTCAAGGCTTTCAATTTTAAATGGTTCAGGTAAATGCCATTTCCCAAAATCTAGTACACAAGGATATGGAATAGATTATTTTAAAGGACTAACAGCTGAGGTAAAAGTAAAAAAATCAACCCCAAGAGGTATGAAAATAGCTTGGGAAATTCTTCAAGGAAGAAGAAATGAACCTTTGGATTTGAGAAATTATGCAACAGGTGCAGTAGAACTCATCCCAATTGATTTAAATGATAAAAAATATATGAGAAAGGAGATTAAATAA